From a single Methylacidiphilum kamchatkense Kam1 genomic region:
- a CDS encoding hemolysin III family protein, producing MGWVGILFLPRIHLSKVSLDYALSGGIIYTIGAFSYILKWPQSRNFNFHNLWHLMVLLGSFFMYLMVYSLVPS from the coding sequence ATGGGTTGGGTAGGAATTTTGTTTTTACCGAGAATCCATCTTTCAAAAGTTTCTTTGGATTATGCATTAAGTGGGGGGATAATTTATACAATTGGTGCTTTCAGTTACATTCTCAAATGGCCTCAAAGCAGGAATTTTAATTTCCATAATCTTTGGCATCTAATGGTTCTCCTCGGAAGCTTTTTTATGTATCTCATGGTGTACTCATTAGTTCCTTCATAA
- the trhA gene encoding PAQR family membrane homeostasis protein TrhA — translation MKKIREPFNTYSHVFGAILSVIGLEVLFFKDLRSSINPLDNLIYGLSLIFMFVSSSLYHSVDITSKLLPSFRKLDHCSIYILIAATYTPVIVKAADKEYRVMLLALMWAIAITGILIKIFFPILLDGYIQDFIWEWVG, via the coding sequence GTGAAAAAAATCAGAGAGCCTTTTAATACCTATTCGCATGTTTTTGGGGCCATACTCTCTGTCATAGGCCTTGAAGTTCTCTTCTTTAAAGATTTGCGGAGTTCCATCAATCCATTGGATAATCTGATTTATGGACTCAGTTTGATCTTCATGTTTGTCTCCAGTAGCCTCTATCATTCTGTAGATATTACTTCTAAACTGCTTCCCTCCTTTAGGAAATTAGATCATTGTTCGATTTATATTCTCATTGCAGCTACTTATACGCCTGTTATTGTAAAAGCTGCCGATAAGGAATACAGGGTAATGCTACTTGCCCTTATGTGGGCGATAGCAATAACTGGTATTCTTATAAAAATTTTTTTTCCTATCCTTCTAGATGGTTATATACAGGATTTTATTTGGGAATGGGTTGGGTAG